The genomic interval ATGGAAGCGGCCCGAGAAAAGGGAATCTCCGGTGCCATGCTCGACCGGCTCCGGCTCGACGCGGGGCGAGTGGAGGCGATCGCGGCCAGCGTCGACGAGGTGCGCGGCCTCCCCGACCCGGTGGGCGAGCTCGTGTCCGAGGTCGTGCGCCCGAACGGTCTCCGTGTGCGCCGGGTGCGTGTGCCCCTCGGTGTGGTGGCCATGGTCTACGAGGCTCGCCCGAACGTGACCGTCGAGGCGAGCGCCCTCTGCCTGAAGGCGGGAGACGCGATCGTCCTCCGCGGCGGCTCCGAGGCCATCCACTCGAACCGCGCCCTCCTCGAGCACGTGCGCGGAGGCCTCGCCGACGTGGGCCTCCCGGAGGACGCCGCGAGCCTCGTGCCGTTCACCGATCGTGACGCCGTGCGGGTCCTCGTGCAGCAGACCGAGACGGTCGATCTCGCGATCCCCCGCGGGGGCGAGGCGCTCATTCGGTTCGTGACGGAGCATGCGCGTGTCCCCGTCGTCCAGCACTACAAGGGTGTGTGTCACGCCTACCTCGACGGTGGATGTGATCTCGACAAGGCGATCGCCATCGTCGAAAACGGGAAGCTCCAGCGCCCGGGGGTTTGCAACGCCCTCGAGTGCCTCCTCGTGGACGCGGGCGACGCCGCTCGCCTCTTGCCCCCGATCGCCACGCGTCTCCTCGCGGCGGGCTGCGAGCTCCGTGGCGACGAACGTGCACGCGCGCTCGTGCCGGAGATGCGCGCGGCCGCGCCGGAAGACTTCGGCGCCGAGTTCCTGGATCGTGTCCTCGCCGTGCGCGTGGTCGATGGCCTCGACGGGGCCCTCGCCCACATCGCCGAGTACGGCTCGGGCCACACCGAGGCCATCGTGACCCGGGACGAAGCCCACGCCGCGCGGTTCCGGAGCGAGGTCGACGCGGCGTGTGTCGCCGTGAACGCCTCGACGCGCTTCCACGACGGAGGGCAAATGGGCCTCGGCGCCGAGATCGGCATCGCGACGAGCAGGCTCCACTGGCGCGGGCCGATGGGGCTCGAGTCGCTCACGACCATGAAGTGGATTCTCGACGGCGACGGTCACGTCCGTGGTTGACGCGCGCCGAGCTTTGACCGCAGGATTCGCGCGAGCGGCGCGCGGGTAAGACCCGCCTCCGCCCGCGAAGGAGAGTACGGTTTTGGCGTCCACGAAAAAGCCCGCGAAGGCGAAAGAGACCGAGGATACGCGCGAGACGACGAGCGCGACGAAGCGCGAGGTCCCGAAGCCCCGCGCGACGCGCCCGAAGCTGCGCTCGTCCCACGGCGCGCAGGTGCCCGCGAAGAAGACCACCCGCACGGCCTCCAAGGCCGCGCCCGCGGCGGCCCCGAGGTCCCGCACGACCCGCGCCCCGATGCCCACGCCGAAGGTCGCGTCGGATGCGCCGCCGAAGAGCAAGCGAAGCCGCGTCACGCCGCCTCCCGCGCAAGGCCAGGGCTCGCTCGCGAGCGACGCGGCGCGCGAGGTCGCCGTCGCGATCGCCGTGGCGGCCCTCGACAAGAAGGCGCACGCGCTCGAGATCCTCGATGTGGCAGGGAAGGTCGACTACGCGGACTTTTTGGTGCTCATGTCCGGAAAGAGCGATCGTCAGGTCGCCGCCCTCGCGCAAGGCATCGAAGAGGCGCTCCGAAAGAAGGGAAAACGCGCCCTCTCGGTCGAAGGCCTCCCCCACGCGATCTGGGTCCTCATGGACTTCGGCGACGTCGTCGTGCACGTCTTCCAGGAAGACTCGCGCCAGCTCTACGACCTCGACGGTCTCTGGATGGACGCGAAGCGTATCCCGCTCCCGGCCGACGCCTGAGCGCACGTCCCGTCGCGTGAGCGACGAAATAAACGGAGGGCCGAGGAGCGATGTCTCCCGGCCCTCGTTTCGTGCCTAGAGGACCTCAGCGGCGGGCGAGGGCCGCCTCGATGTCGGCGACGATCTCGGGCGACTCGGGCAAATCGCCGTTCAGGTAGCGCTTCACGGCCTTCCCGTCGCGGCCTACGAGGAACTTGGCGAAGTTCCAGTCGATGTCGCCAGCGAACTCGGGCCCCTGCGACTTCAGCCACTTGTAGATGGGGTGCGCGTTCGGCCCGTTCGTCTCGATCTTCTCGTACATCGGGAACTCGACGCCGTAGGTCTTCTCGCAGAAGTCCTTGATGTCTTGGCCCGTGCCCGGCTCCTGCTCGCCGAACTCGTTCGAGGGGAAGCCGAGCACGACGAGCCCCTGGGGGCCGTACTTTTTGTAGAGGTTCTGGAGACCCTCGTATTGTGGGGTGTTTCCGCAGTACGAAGCCACGTTCACGATGAGCATGACCTTGCCGCGGTACTCGCACATCGACTGATTGCGGCTGAGGATGAGCGTGTTCGCCGAGAGGGCGTAGAGCTCGTCGGGCTTGGCGGGCGGGTTGCACGCGGGCGGGGGCGGCTCCGGCGTCGTGCTCCCGGTGGGGGCGGTGGTCCCGGTGGGCGTGGCGGTCGGGGCCGGCGTGCTCGGCGCACTGGTCGCGCTCGGCGCCGGGCTCGGAGAAGGGCCCTCCGTGGCCGAAGAGCAAGCGACCGCGGCGACGATGGCAGAGAGGGCACAGAACACGACACGCTTGCTCATGAGGGCTCCCTTTCGAGGACGCGGGCCGTCGCCGTGGTCGCGACGATGGCACCGGCTCCGTCCCTACGAAGCGTAGAGGCCTTCGGATCGGGGAGCAACGCACGTCGGCGTGGGCGACGAGGTGGCCAAGTCACCCCCGAAAATGACCGGGCCACCGTCGGACGACCTTGGTCTTGGTTTTAGATTAATAAAATTCGACACTTATGAGCGGCGAGGTGTTGGCATGCGGTGCGCATGAGGGGGCACCATGACCCCTCGCGATTGGAACACGGTTTTTTCGGACATCCCCTCGTTCGTGCGCCCTTCGGGCCCCCCGGAAGGCGAGTCGATGCGCGCGGCGTGGTGGCGCTCCGGCGCGCACGCGACCCAGTTTCCCGAGCGCCGAACCCGGGCGTCGCGGCGGCGCATGCGCACCGAGGACTGATGCGAAGGGCACGGTGCGGCGCCCGAGGCCGACGACGACTCGTCGCCGGACCTCGGTCCTAGATCAACAGGCTGCTTTCGCGCAGGCAGGCGCTCACGCCCGTAGGCCGCGGGTCAGCCGGCCGTGCCCTCGTGGCGCTTCTTGGCCGCAAAGGCGAGGCCTTGTGCGTTCAGGGTGACGTCGAGCTCGAGTGAGCGAAGATCTCGCGCGTCGAGCTCGAGCCCCACGGCCTTCGCGTGGGCGTCGAAGAGCGTCCGGAGGTCTGCCTCGATGCGCGCCGTGACCTCCACGAGCGTGTCGAACCGGCTCGCCTCGCGGACGACGAGGGCCTCGGACGCCTCGACGAACCTCTGGACCTGTTCGGCGACGGCGGCGACCTCGGTCACGTCGCCGAAGTGCGTCGGCGAGGCCGTCCTCTCCCCGAGGGAGACGACCTTCGTGATGCTCGCGAGCGCGGCCTTCGCGTCGAAGTCGGTCGGGCTCGTGGACGCGAAGGCGAAGGTGCCCTTACGCTGCAAGTGCGGGTACACGAGGCCGAACGTATCGCCCGTGTAGACGGTGCCGGTCGCCGCGTCGTGCAGCACCAAGTGATGCTTGGCGTGGCCTTGGGTGTGATGCGCCACGAGGACGCTGTCTCCGAGCTCGACCGACGCGCCGTCGTCGAGCGTGCGCACGCGGCCCTCGGGGATGGGCTCGATCGTGCCGTATACGCGGCGAAAGTGCTCCTCGCCGTATACGGCCGTGGCGCTCGCGACGAGCTTGTCCGGCGCGACGAGGTGACGCGCGGCCCTCGGGTGCGCGAGCAGGATCGCGTTGGGGAAAGCGGCCATCGCGGCGCTCGCGCCACCGGCGTGGTCGAGGTGGGCGTGGGTGACCGCGACGTAGCGGACGTCTTCTTTGCGAAGGCCTCGGGACTCGACCGCCCGCACGAGGTGGGGGAGGGCGTGGCTCGTGTACGTCTCGATGATGGCGCACTCGGTGCCGGCGACACGAAGGTAGGCGCCGACGTAGCCGGGTTGCGCGGGCTCGCAGTCGATGGTGTGCCGCTCGTGGATCATGAGCGCACGGTAGCAAGGGCCGGCGCGGCCGTCGCGTCACTCGCAGGCGTCGCCCGAGGAGGGGCTACACGAGCGTTTGCAGGAGGACTCTGCGGTGACCGGGACGCTCTCCTTCACGCAGTAGCTGCCCGCGAGCTTCTCCGCGCCCGGGACGAGCGCGATGATGTCCTTGCAGGAGAACCCGGCTCCGCACGGGCAGTACGAGCCGCCGTCGTCGGTGCGGCCCTCGGCGTTGGCGCATCGGCACGAGCAGTAGACCGCGTCGGCCGCGCGTCGGTCGGCGCACTGGGGCTCGACGCCGTCGACGCCGGAGGGCCGGACCGGCTCACCGCTCGGCGTCAGGCAGCCGCCGCTCGTGAGGTCCCCGTACGGGCAGGAGACCCGCCCCCGAAAGTGGTTCACGAGGCAGACACCCGAAGTGCACGAGCGGCTGCGATCCTCGATCACGACCTCGGCCTCGTGGAACGACGCGAACCGCGGGTCGCTCTCGGCCGCCGGCACGCACGGGTCACCGATCCCGAGTCGCTCGTGGACGCCGGGCACGTCGGTGCTGTCGGGATCGACGACGCCGAGGCAGCCCGCGGTCGCGAGGGCCACGAGGCCGCAGGCGATCGTCGAAATTACAATTGGTTTCATAGGATTACGTGCTCCTTTGGTTTTCGCGGGGGGCCTTGGCGCCGCGAACGGGGCGGCGTCGCGAGGGCGGATCCGGGCCTCGGCTCGACCGCGTTCGGCCGGGCCTTCGGCACACCGGGGCTACGTCACAGCGAGCAGCGGCTGCGAGCGTTCGTGGCGACGAGGCGACCCCAAGGGTGGCCTTGCACGAGGTCGGCCACGGCGAGCTGGTTGTCGCGGAACTCGACCGCATGGACGCCGTCGCGGACGATGCGCGGGCTGAACGAGAAGCCTGCTCGGTCGCCCGACTCGGCGCTCGCGAACGTGTAGCGCCCGCGGATGCACGTCGTACCGTCGTCGAGCTCGTACACCCCGGACTCCGTGAGGGTGATCTCGAACGTGACCCCGATGCTCGCCGGGGCGACCTCGGTGCCCTCGGCCGACGCCGACTTCGTGAGGCTTCGGAGCGAGAATCGGCCGAAGATCGTGTTGCGGACGTCGACCGGCGGAGAGGACGACGTGCCGTTCACGCTCGGACCGTTCGAGCCGCCGTCGATCGCCGCGCCCTCGCAGCCGGCGCCCAGGAAGGGGACGGCGAGCATGGCGAGGGCGATCGCGTGCGGAGCGAAGGCGGCCCGAGACTTGGTCCTCACCGCCCGTCTCCGATCGTCGAGAGGGACGAGCGCACCGAACGAAGCATGGCGCTCTGCGGGAACCGGCGCTCGAACGCGGCGCCTCGGGCTCGAGCCTCGGCGTGCCGGCCCGCGTCGACGAGGGCCTTCGTCGCGATGGCCTCGCGCTCTTCGACGAGGGCGCCTTGGGGAAAGTCCCTCTTGTGGCGATCGGCGAGGGCGACGGCCTGGTTCGGCTCTCCGCTCGCGAGGGCGACCCGCGCCGCGTCGAGCACGTTTCGTTCGGCCGAGAGGCGATCGCCGGACGCGGAGGGAGCGGGGGCGGACACGCCTGCCTTGGCGGGCCCCTGTTCGGCCGGGGCGGGCGCGTCGGCCCTCACCGGGTAAGCGATGGGCACGTCGACCGGCACGTACACGATCTCGCTCGGGGTCGCGGGGGTCGTCGTGCCCTTCGGCAGGCCCACGAGGCCCATCACGAGGGCTCCGACGAGGACGCCCACGAGACCCGTGACGATGGGGGATGCGGCTCGGCTCGGCGCGGGCGCCGCGGGCGGTACGGGTGCCGTGGCTTCGGCTTCCGCGGCTTCGACGCGCTTCATGATGGCGTCGAAGGCCCGCTCTCGGGCGCCCGGAGGGGGAAAGGGCTCGGCGAGGCGATCGCGATCGAGGAGGGAGGAGATGTCGTCGTCGAGGGGGGGAAGGTCGTAGCTCATGGGCGGCTCCCTTGGGCGCTCAGCCGGCGGATCGCCGCGGCGAAGTCTTGGCGTGCGGCGCGGAGCCGCGTGTAGGCCGTCCCCAGGGGAATACCGAGGGCTTCGGCGATCGTGGGGACGGGGACGTGATCGAGCTCGTGCATCACGAAGACCGATCGATGGGGAAGGTCGAGGGTGTCGAGGCCGCGGGCCACGAGCACACGCTCCTCCTGTCGGATGGCCTGCTCGTCGGGCATGGGCCCGGGGTGAGCCTGTAGGGGCTCCGACTCACCGCCCAGCGTCTCGTGGCGGTTGCGGGCGAGCTTTCTGTAATCGGATGCAGCGCGGACCGCGAACGCGAAGAGCCAGGGCCGGATGGGGCGCGCCGGATCGTAGGCGCCGAGCTTGCCGTGCACGCGGAAGAAGACCTCGTTCGTCACGTCCTCGCGGTCGCGGTCGGAGACCCCGAGGCGCCGCAGGGAGATCCAGACGTAGTCGTAGTGGGCCTCGAAGATCGCGCGAAAGCTCAAGACCCGCTCGCTCGTGCGAGGCCGGGCCTCGGGCGCGGGCGGCGCTTCGCTGTCGAGCGCCGAGGCGGCGTGGAGGGGGGAGAGCGTCAGGGTCACATCCATGGCTTGGGCCGGCCCCTCCGCGCCCATTTCGCTTTCTTCCGCCGCGTCGCCCACACCTCAGCGTACGGCACGCCGTGGACCCTCGCACGGCCAGATTCCCCAGCATTTTCGGCCCGATGGGGACATATGCCGTTTCGGCATGCTCTAGAACCGGACGGCGACCTGGAGGCCGAGACCGAGCGCCGCGGGGCCGGTGCGGTAGGCCGGGATGCCGTTCACCGCGATGCTCGGCCGTGTGAGGGCGAAGCGCACGTCCGCGAACGCGCGGAGCACGAGGTGCTCTCCGAAGACGAGCTCGATCCCCGGCTCGAGGCCCGCGGACGCGACGATCGCCGTGCCCGACTTGGGGGCGTCGATGCCCGCGCCTCCGCCTTCGAGCACACCGACCGCGCCCTTCGCGCACGCGTAGGGGAGGGCCAGGTGGTAGCAGACCGAGAGCGAGCCCGTGGCGACGGACGCGCGAGCCTTGAAGGCGCCCTCGGAGCCTTCCGACGGCAAGAGCGCGACGAAATCGGCCGCGACGCGCACGTCTCTCACGCGGAGGCCGAGCCCGGCCCCGAGGCCGAGCGTGAGCGCGGGGGACTGCCCGGCCGTGCCGAGCCCGGTGATCGTGGCCTCGGGGAAGACGGTGCGAGGGGCCGGGGCCGGGGCGGCGGGGGGCTCCGTGCGGTCCGAGGTCGAAGGTGGCGGGGGCGCTCTCTCCGGGACGGGCTCCGGCGGACGCTCCGGCGTCGCCTCGGGCTCGGGGGTCTTCGGGAGCGACGCGGCGAGGTCGTCGACGACGATGCTCAGGTTCAGCGCGACGGTGCGGACGAGCTCGCCGCACTCGCGTGACGACGACTGGAGCGCGCGGGTGCCCGTGACCTTCCCCTCTTTGTCGATCACGCGCACTCGGGCAGAAAACCCCATGGGATCACGCTTTTCCAGCTCGGCGACGAGCGTCGTGTCGGCCACGGGGAAGAACGGATCGTACCCGAGGCGCTGCACGACGGCCCGACGGAGCTCGTCCTCGCCGGGGCACGAGGTGGCGCCCTCGCCGCGCACGTAGACGAGCTTCGCCGTCGGCGTCGCCGTGGCGGCCCGGGAGAGCGTGACCGCCGCGGCGAGGACCACGGAGGCCGAGAGCGCGCGGGCGCGGGCTCGATGGCGCACCCCGAGCCTCACGTCATTCGTCCGCCGACGGCTCCGGCTCCGGGCGCTTCGGCGCGACCAGGAACGAGACGCCCACCGAGACGAAGTAGAGGAGGCAGAGCGCGCCCGAGACGGCGATTTGGCTCGTCACCTCGGGGCCGGGGGTGGCGATGGCGCCCAGGATGAACGAGCCCAAGATCGCCCAGCGGCTGAACTTGACGAGCTGCTTCGGCGTGACGATGCCCGCGATCGCGAGGAACGTGATGAAGAGCGGCAGCTCGAAGACGAAGCCGAACGCGAGCAACATGCGCGTGGCGAAATCGAGGTAGTGCTCCTGCGTAGGACGCGTGATGAGCAGCATGTCGGCGTCGCCGTCGACCCGGCCGTTCAGCGAGAAGAAGTAGTTGAAGGTGAACGGGAACGCGACGTAGTACGCGAACGCCACGCCCGACAAAAAGAGCCCCGTCGAGAAGAAGACGAACGGGACGATGTAGCGCTTCTCGCGCGAGTAGAGGCCCGGGCTGATGAACGCCCAGAGCTGGTAGAAGATGATGGGCGCGCCGATGACGACGCCGCCGGTCATGGCGAGCTGGAGGTAGTTCGAGAAGGCGTCGGCCGGGGCGAGGCCCTGCATCTCGAACTTCATGTCCGGGAAGTGCTCCTTCCAGATGCGCTGGTAGGGCAGGGCGAGGAAGCGGAGGAGCTTCTCTTTGTACGTCCAGCACGCGATCGTGCCGATGAGCGTGCCCGCCGCGGCCTTGATGACCCGCTTGCGGAACTCGTCGAGGTGCTCCCAGATGGTCATGCGCACGTCGGCTTCGGGGTCCGTGTGCGTGAGCTCCTCGGTCTCGTCGGTGCTCATGGCGCGCTCTTTTCCGCCTCGGGGGCCTCGGCGCGGAGGGGGGCGTCGACGGCGACGCCGCTGGCCGTGCCGTCGCTGCCGTCGTTAGGGAGGTCGGTCGAGGTGACGTCGCCCGTGGGCTCGGACGGCTCGCCGGAGTCGGCGTCGGTCTCTCCGTCGTCGCCTTCGTCGGGGACCGGATCGTCGGGGACGATGCCGTCGACCGAGCCCGTGCGGTAGAGCGGATCGCGGTCGAGCGCGGAGCGAGGGAAGCTCGCGTCGTAGACGAACGAGGTGTCGGGCATGGCGTCGAACCCGTCGGGGCCGACGATGGGGTGCTCGCGGTCCTCGGAGACGAAGCTCGCCCCGAGCGCCGCGTCGACGTACGGGTCGGGGGGCGAGTACGCGGGGCCGTCGTCGATCCGTATGTCCCGGGAAACACTCTCGATT from Myxococcales bacterium carries:
- a CDS encoding glutathione peroxidase translates to MCEYRGKVMLIVNVASYCGNTPQYEGLQNLYKKYGPQGLVVLGFPSNEFGEQEPGTGQDIKDFCEKTYGVEFPMYEKIETNGPNAHPIYKWLKSQGPEFAGDIDWNFAKFLVGRDGKAVKRYLNGDLPESPEIVADIEAALARR
- the tatC gene encoding twin-arginine translocase subunit TatC — translated: MSTDETEELTHTDPEADVRMTIWEHLDEFRKRVIKAAAGTLIGTIACWTYKEKLLRFLALPYQRIWKEHFPDMKFEMQGLAPADAFSNYLQLAMTGGVVIGAPIIFYQLWAFISPGLYSREKRYIVPFVFFSTGLFLSGVAFAYYVAFPFTFNYFFSLNGRVDGDADMLLITRPTQEHYLDFATRMLLAFGFVFELPLFITFLAIAGIVTPKQLVKFSRWAILGSFILGAIATPGPEVTSQIAVSGALCLLYFVSVGVSFLVAPKRPEPEPSADE
- a CDS encoding MBL fold metallo-hydrolase — its product is MIHERHTIDCEPAQPGYVGAYLRVAGTECAIIETYTSHALPHLVRAVESRGLRKEDVRYVAVTHAHLDHAGGASAAMAAFPNAILLAHPRAARHLVAPDKLVASATAVYGEEHFRRVYGTIEPIPEGRVRTLDDGASVELGDSVLVAHHTQGHAKHHLVLHDAATGTVYTGDTFGLVYPHLQRKGTFAFASTSPTDFDAKAALASITKVVSLGERTASPTHFGDVTEVAAVAEQVQRFVEASEALVVREASRFDTLVEVTARIEADLRTLFDAHAKAVGLELDARDLRSLELDVTLNAQGLAFAAKKRHEGTAG
- the rsfS gene encoding ribosome silencing factor → MPTPKVASDAPPKSKRSRVTPPPAQGQGSLASDAAREVAVAIAVAALDKKAHALEILDVAGKVDYADFLVLMSGKSDRQVAALAQGIEEALRKKGKRALSVEGLPHAIWVLMDFGDVVVHVFQEDSRQLYDLDGLWMDAKRIPLPADA
- the tatB gene encoding twin-arginine translocase subunit TatB codes for the protein MFGMGFGELVLVVIVAIVVIGPKDLPKVLKKLGMWSGKLRRMAFDLRSQSGIDDVLRGEGLGKDIAEIRKLARGEIESVSRDIRIDDGPAYSPPDPYVDAALGASFVSEDREHPIVGPDGFDAMPDTSFVYDASFPRSALDRDPLYRTGSVDGIVPDDPVPDEGDDGETDADSGEPSEPTGDVTSTDLPNDGSDGTASGVAVDAPLRAEAPEAEKSAP
- a CDS encoding RNA polymerase sigma factor → MDVTLTLSPLHAASALDSEAPPAPEARPRTSERVLSFRAIFEAHYDYVWISLRRLGVSDRDREDVTNEVFFRVHGKLGAYDPARPIRPWLFAFAVRAASDYRKLARNRHETLGGESEPLQAHPGPMPDEQAIRQEERVLVARGLDTLDLPHRSVFVMHELDHVPVPTIAEALGIPLGTAYTRLRAARQDFAAAIRRLSAQGSRP
- a CDS encoding glutamate-5-semialdehyde dehydrogenase; protein product: MSTPSLETEIRDMCLRARRAARKLAPRDTAVKNAALSRISARLREGASAVVDANARDMEAAREKGISGAMLDRLRLDAGRVEAIAASVDEVRGLPDPVGELVSEVVRPNGLRVRRVRVPLGVVAMVYEARPNVTVEASALCLKAGDAIVLRGGSEAIHSNRALLEHVRGGLADVGLPEDAASLVPFTDRDAVRVLVQQTETVDLAIPRGGEALIRFVTEHARVPVVQHYKGVCHAYLDGGCDLDKAIAIVENGKLQRPGVCNALECLLVDAGDAARLLPPIATRLLAAGCELRGDERARALVPEMRAAAPEDFGAEFLDRVLAVRVVDGLDGALAHIAEYGSGHTEAIVTRDEAHAARFRSEVDAACVAVNASTRFHDGGQMGLGAEIGIATSRLHWRGPMGLESLTTMKWILDGDGHVRG